The genomic segment TGCCGCAGCCGAAATCCCGGGCGTACCGGATTCGTTCCTTGAAAAGTTCGAGCTGTCGCCTTCGCAGCGCGGGGTCGGGATGAATCGGATTAATGTAGCATTCGATCGACGCAATCTGCACGCCCCGCTCGCGGAAGGCATCGCCGATATGCCGGGCCATGCCGGCGCTTAATCTTCCGTAGCCCGTATCGATGGAAGTCAGCGTTTCCGGCAGCGACAGCTGTATGGACGAAAAGCCCATCTCCGCCGTCTGCCGCGCGAATTCATGCGCCGACTGCCCGTTTTCCAGACAGCGTGCGCTAATACCGAGTCTCAACATGCCGATCGCCCCTCTTCGTTTAAAAGTCGATTTTCTCGCTGCGGATCGCTCGCCGGATCGAGCTCGCGGATGGCTTCTCCGCGTTCCAGCCAGGCGATCTCGCCGGCCGTAAAATCTTCGTCCGCCGCGATGGCGTTGTCGACCATCCGGTCCGCGCGCTCGCTTGCCGCGATGGCATAGGCATCGAGCAGACCGTTCGCAGCCAGGCTCGACACATAGCGTAGCGCGACCTGGGCCACGGTTAGCCCCTTGTGCTCGGCCATGGCGAAGGCGCGGGCCAGGCGAGCGACGTTCCCGTCGCTGACCCAGGCATCGACGCTCCAGTCCGGAAGCGCGCCCGCCGCCAGTCGTGCCGGCAGCAGCGCCGGCGTCAGGCTGCCGTCAAGGAAACCGGCGCCGAGCACGGAATAGCCGATAACGGCGATGCCATTGTCGCGGTACCACGCCCTGGCAGTCTGCCCGGCATCTCCGCCGATGCCGGGACAATCGCGCCACCAGTGGATCTCCGTCGCCTGCCGCTCGAGCAGCGACAGCTGCGGGCCGGACACGGCGAAGGGCCGAAGCCCGTGGCGCTCCGCGTACGCGTTCGCCTCCCCGACACGCGCGTGCGACCAGTTCGAAGCGCCGTACGCGCCGATTCGCCCGGCCTCCCAGTGGCCGTGCAGCGCCTCGACGATCGGGCCGACCTCCGCCCCCGGATCGTCCCGGTGGAGCAGGAAAAGGTCGACGAAGCCGGCGTCCAGATCGTTCAGCGAAGCGCGCAGATCCGCCTCCAAGTCGCGAGGCGTCATGCGCTTCCCTCCGAGCCCGTCCATGCAGCCTTTGGCCAGCACGGCGACCCGCTCCCGGTTGCCTCGCGACTGCATCCAGCGGCCGATCAGCCGATCGGTTCCTCCTTCATAATAGGATCGCGCCGTATCCCACACCGTGTAGCCCGCCTCGAAGCAAGCGTCGAAATGCGCGAAGCAGGCGCCCTCGTCCTCGAAGCCGCGCGCGCCGACGACCAGACGGGACAACGGCTTGTCCACGCCCGCGATCGTTCCGTATCTCATCGGTCCGTCCTCCTTTCGTTCCGCCGGATTTTATACGACCTCGCTTAACGGCTCGCGCTGCGAACGGCGCGTCTGCGCGGCTTCCCTCAATTCGTGCCTATGCTCGAAAATTTTATTGGCGGCGTCCGCAAGCCTGCGGCGGTCGGCCGCGCCGAGCAGCAGCATCGTATGCGAGAAGTTGATCGCCTCCTCCGCGAACGCCCGCTCGCTGACGGGCAGCTCGAAGCGCGAAGGATCGATGGCCCGCCAGTACGCGTCGGACAGCTTGTGGGTATTCTTGTTGCGAGGATTGTAAAACGGGCTGGCGTTGAGCGGCTCGTAGACGTTCGAGCAGTTCAAAGTCCCCTCCAGCTCCGCGACCAACGCCGCCATGAACGCCTCCTTCGGAATGCCGTCCCACGCTTCGCGGTCGTATCTGACCGTAAGGCAGTAGTAGGATTGCTTCGTGATATTCGGACTGCGGTACAGCGGCCGCAAGCCCGGCAGCTCGGACAAGGCGCGCTCCAGCTCGAGGGCGTTGCGGTCGCGCTCCGCGTTCTGCGTCTCCAGCCGGTCCAACTGCGCGATCAAAATCGCCGCCTGAAATTCCGTCATGCGGTAATTGCCGCTGTGCATGACAGGCGCGCCCGCACGCGCGTCGCGTCCGCACATCTTGAGCGATTGCAGCAGATCGGCGAGCCCTTGGCTGTTCGTCGTCAGGAACCCGCCCTCGCCGGCATTGATGATCTTGGAGGACTGGAAGCTGAACGAGCCGACGCTGCCGATGGAGCCGACCGGCCTTCCCTTCCATTCGGAGCCGTGCTGGTGCGCGCAGTCCTCGACGACATGCAGGCGATAACGGTCCGCCAGACGCATGATGGCATCCATGTCGGCGATGCGCCCGTACAAATGGACCGGGATAATCGCCCGCGTGCGCGTCGTGACTGCCGCCTCGATCGCACGCGGATCGATCGTGTAGGTATCGGGCTCGACGTCGACCAGCACCGGCACGGCATTGACGTCCAGCACGGCCGTCGCGGTCGCCTGCCACGTCAGTCCGGGAACGATCACCTCGTCTCCCGGGCCGATGCCGAGCGCTTCCAGCGCCAGCTTCAGCGATACCGTGCCGTTGGCCACCGCTACGCCGTAGCCGGTTCCGCAAAAGCGGGCAAACGAAGCTTCGAATTCCTGCTCTTTCGGCCCAAGGAACCCCCAGTTGCCGCTGCTCACCACATCCGCCACCAGCTCCAGCTCGCGCTTGCCGAATATCGGCCACGCGGGTACGTTCAGCGCGCCGACCGCCGCGCCGCCGTGAATCGCCAGCTTGCTCATCCTGCATCCTCCTCGTCCTTAATTAAGGTTCCGTCATTGAACAAGAGCTCGACAAGCACGCTGCCGGTCACGATGACATCGCCGGACCCGATGCCAGGAATGCGGTTCAGGACGACGACGATTCCCGCGCCGTATGCGCCCTCCG from the Cohnella hashimotonis genome contains:
- a CDS encoding aldo/keto reductase, producing the protein MRYGTIAGVDKPLSRLVVGARGFEDEGACFAHFDACFEAGYTVWDTARSYYEGGTDRLIGRWMQSRGNRERVAVLAKGCMDGLGGKRMTPRDLEADLRASLNDLDAGFVDLFLLHRDDPGAEVGPIVEALHGHWEAGRIGAYGASNWSHARVGEANAYAERHGLRPFAVSGPQLSLLERQATEIHWWRDCPGIGGDAGQTARAWYRDNGIAVIGYSVLGAGFLDGSLTPALLPARLAAGALPDWSVDAWVSDGNVARLARAFAMAEHKGLTVAQVALRYVSSLAANGLLDAYAIAASERADRMVDNAIAADEDFTAGEIAWLERGEAIRELDPASDPQRENRLLNEEGRSAC
- a CDS encoding DegT/DnrJ/EryC1/StrS family aminotransferase translates to MSKLAIHGGAAVGALNVPAWPIFGKRELELVADVVSSGNWGFLGPKEQEFEASFARFCGTGYGVAVANGTVSLKLALEALGIGPGDEVIVPGLTWQATATAVLDVNAVPVLVDVEPDTYTIDPRAIEAAVTTRTRAIIPVHLYGRIADMDAIMRLADRYRLHVVEDCAHQHGSEWKGRPVGSIGSVGSFSFQSSKIINAGEGGFLTTNSQGLADLLQSLKMCGRDARAGAPVMHSGNYRMTEFQAAILIAQLDRLETQNAERDRNALELERALSELPGLRPLYRSPNITKQSYYCLTVRYDREAWDGIPKEAFMAALVAELEGTLNCSNVYEPLNASPFYNPRNKNTHKLSDAYWRAIDPSRFELPVSERAFAEEAINFSHTMLLLGAADRRRLADAANKIFEHRHELREAAQTRRSQREPLSEVV